From a single Kitasatospora sp. NBC_00458 genomic region:
- a CDS encoding ABC transporter ATP-binding protein — translation MSTPDPSFAGPLLRTRGVDVVRDGRHLLRGIDLEIRPGQHWALLGPNGAGKSTLLALLGAVSHPTRGEVDVLGRRLGRVDVRELRAHLGHVNPRHPLRSPLTVREVVLTGLTNTIEPDLHRKPVPEELDRAERLIDTLGMAAAAESPWTTLSQGERGRALIARALMPSPRLLLLDEPATGLDLTARELLLDSLDLLRHQHPDLASVLVTHHLEELPESTTHALLLREGETVAAGPVDEAMTTELVSATFGHPIRISRHEGRWTARAAARRAPGR, via the coding sequence ATGAGCACGCCCGATCCTTCCTTCGCCGGCCCGCTGCTGCGCACCCGCGGCGTCGACGTCGTACGCGACGGGCGTCACCTGCTGCGCGGGATCGACCTGGAGATCCGCCCGGGCCAGCACTGGGCGCTGCTCGGCCCCAACGGCGCCGGCAAGTCGACACTGCTCGCCCTGCTCGGCGCGGTCTCCCACCCCACCCGGGGCGAGGTGGACGTGCTCGGCCGCCGGCTGGGCCGGGTCGACGTCCGCGAGCTGCGCGCCCACCTCGGCCACGTCAACCCGCGGCACCCGCTCCGCTCGCCGCTGACCGTGCGCGAGGTGGTGCTCACCGGCCTGACCAACACCATCGAGCCGGACCTGCACCGCAAGCCGGTCCCGGAGGAGCTCGACCGTGCCGAGCGCCTGATCGACACCCTGGGCATGGCGGCCGCGGCGGAGTCGCCGTGGACCACGCTCTCCCAGGGCGAGCGGGGGCGGGCGCTGATCGCCCGTGCCCTGATGCCCAGCCCGCGCCTGCTGCTGCTCGACGAGCCGGCCACCGGGCTGGACCTGACCGCCCGCGAGCTGCTGCTGGACAGCCTGGACCTGCTGCGCCACCAGCACCCGGACCTGGCGAGCGTGCTGGTGACGCACCACCTGGAGGAGCTGCCGGAGTCGACCACGCACGCGCTGCTGCTGCGCGAGGGGGAGACGGTCGCCGCGGGTCCGGTCGACGAGGCGATGACCACCGAGCTGGTGAGTGCGACCTTCGGCCACCCGATCCGGATCAGTCGGCACGAGGGCCGCTGGACCGCCCGCGCCGCCGCCCGCCGGGCTCCCGGGCGCTGA